In Gossypium raimondii isolate GPD5lz chromosome 12, ASM2569854v1, whole genome shotgun sequence, a single window of DNA contains:
- the LOC105762646 gene encoding protease Do-like 2, chloroplastic, which produces MAITVANCCFSVLSSTFKSRYCHLRFATSPSHSYFDARSLKATNNKKRALKGSSSSASPRKSNAEKKLPGRLKDDKSGLYADGISGQGDMGRPQSTGFKSFGTQRKDKKEFQLDSREQQVEPGSLQDANFLNAVVKVYCTHTAPDYSLPWQKQRQYTSTGSAFMIGDGKLLTNAHCVEHDTQVKVKRRGDDTKYVAKVLARGVDCDIALLSVESEEFWKGAKPLHLGHLPRLQDAVTVVGYPLGGDTISVTKGVVSRIEVTSYAHGSSDLLGIQIDAAINPGNSGGPAFNEQGECIGVAFQVYRSEEAENIGYVIPTTVVSHFLNDYERNGKYTGFPCLGVLLQKLENPALRACLQVQSNEGVLVRRVEPTSDANNVLKQGDVIVSFDDVHVGSEGTVPFRSNERIAFRYLISQKFAGDVAELGIIRAGKLMKVQVALNPRVHLVPYHIDGGQPSYLIIAGLVFTPLSEPLIEEECEESIGLKLLAKARYSLARFKEEQIVILSQVLANEVNIGYEDMSNQQVLKFNGTRIKNIRHLAHLVACCQDKYLVFEFEDNYLAVLEREAAMATSSRILKDYGIPSERSDDLLEPYVESLGDNQAIEQDFGESPVSNLEIGFDGLLWA; this is translated from the exons ATGGCAATAACAGTGGCTAACTGCTGCTTCTCCGTACTCAGCTCTACCTTCAAATCCCGTTATTGCCACCTACGTTTCGCCACTTCCCCTTCCCATTCGTACTTTGACGCCCGCTCTCTTAAAGCCACCAATAATAAGAAACGAGCTCTCAAAGGAAGCTCCTCGTCAGCATCTCCGCGTAAATCCAATGCTGAG AAGAAACTTCCGGGAAGATTGAAAGATGACAAGTCCGGTTTATATGCTGATGGAATTAGTGGTCAGGGGGACATGGGGCGTCCTCAATCAACAGGTTTTAAATCATTTGGTACGCAAAGAAAAGACAAGAAGGAGTTTCAGCTCGATTCAAGGGAGCAACAG GTTGAACCAGGGAGTCTTCAGGATGCTAACTTTCTCAATGCTGTTGTGAAG GTTTACTGCACTCATACCGCACCTGATTATTCCCTTCCTTGGCAAAAGCAACGACAATATACAAGCACCGGAAG CGCTTTCATGATTGGGGATGGGAAGCTCTTAACAAATGCACATTGCGTGGAACATGATACACAG GTTAAAGTAAAGAGAAGAGGAGATGATACCAAATATGTAGCTAAG GTTTTAGCCAGAGGTGTTGATTGTGATATAGCTTTGCTTTCAGTAGAGAGTGAGGAATTCTGGAAAGGAGCTAAGCCACTCCACTTGGGACACTTGCCGCGTCTTCAG GATGCAGTAACTGTTGTGGGATATCCCCTAGGAGGAGACACCATTTCAGTGACAAAGGGTGTTGTTTCACGTATAGAG GTCACATCATATGCCCATGGCTCATCTGATTTGTTGGGCATTCAAATTGATGCAGCAATAAATCCTG GTAATAGTGGTGGTCCTGCATTCAATGAGCAGGGAGAGTGCATTGGGGTTGCATTTCAG GTTTACAGATCCGAGGAAGCTGAAAATATTGGCTATGTCATACCAACTACAGTTGTATCTCATTTTCTAAATGACTATGagagaaatggaaaatatacaG GTTTCCCTTGCCTTGGTGTATTGCTGCAGAAGTTGGAGAATCCAGCACTACGTGCGTGCTTACAAGTACAGTCTAATGAG GGGGTGCTTGTTCGAAGAGTTGAACCTACTTCGGATGCAAATAATGTTTTAAAGCAG GGCGACGTGATTGTCAGTTTTGATGATGTTCATGTGGGTTCTGAAGGAACAGTTCCTTTCAGATCAAATGAGCGCATTGCATTCCGCTATCTCATCAGTCAGAA ATTTGCAGGTGATGTAGCAGAGCTTGGTATTATTAGAGCAGGCAAATTAATGAAAGTTCAAGTAGCGTTAAATCCAAGAGTACATTTG GTTCCCTATCATATTGATGGAGGTCAACCTTCATATCTAATTATTGCTGGTTTGGTGTTTACCCCACTTTCAGAACCATTAATAGA GGAGGAGTGCGAAGAGTCAATAGGA TTGAAACTGCTAGCTAAGGCACGATACTCTCTGGCAAGATTCAAAGAGGAACAGATTGTAATCTTATCACAG GTCTTGGCAAATGAAGTGAACATTGGATATGAGGACATGAGCAACCAGCAG gttttgaagtttaatggaacTCGAATAAAAAACATTCGTCACCTGGCACACCTTGTTGCTT GTTGCCAAGACAAGTATCTGGTTTTCGAATTTGAAGACAATTACCTAGCTGTTCTGGAGAGGGAAGCAGCAATGGCCACTTCATCTCGCATTCTCAAAGATTACGGTATTCCATCTGAAAGATCTGATGACCTTTTAGAACCGTATGTTGAATCACTTGGAGACAACCAAGCGATAGAGCAGGACTTTGGGGAGAGTCCCGTTTCGAATTTGGAGATAGGCTTTGATGGACTCCTTTGGGCTTAA